One window of Pectobacterium carotovorum genomic DNA carries:
- the dusC gene encoding tRNA dihydrouridine(16) synthase DusC, giving the protein MRVLLAPMEGVLDSLVRELLTEVNDYDLCITEFLRVVDQCLPVKSFYRLCPELQHASRTPSGTLVRVQLLGQYPQWLAENAARAVELGSYGVDLNCGCPSKLVNGSGGGATLLKDPELIYQGAKAMREAVPTHLPVTVKIRLGWDSDARQFEIADAVQQAGASELAVHGRTKEDGYKAECINWQAIGEIRQRLRIPVIANGEIWDWQSAQDCMVTTGCDAIMLGRGALNVPNLSRVIKYNEPRMPWPEVMLLLQKYVRLEKQGDTGMYHVARIKQWLGYLRKEYDDATELFSEIRTLKTSADIARVVGEG; this is encoded by the coding sequence ATGCGTGTTCTGCTTGCCCCAATGGAAGGGGTTCTCGACTCATTAGTGCGAGAACTGCTGACTGAAGTAAATGATTATGACCTGTGCATCACCGAGTTTTTACGCGTGGTGGATCAGTGCCTGCCAGTTAAATCCTTTTATCGCCTTTGCCCGGAATTACAGCATGCCAGTCGCACGCCGTCGGGTACGCTGGTGCGCGTGCAGCTGCTGGGGCAATATCCACAGTGGCTGGCGGAAAATGCGGCACGGGCGGTAGAGCTGGGCTCGTATGGTGTCGATCTCAACTGCGGCTGCCCGTCGAAGCTGGTGAACGGCAGCGGGGGCGGGGCGACGCTGTTAAAAGATCCCGAGCTGATTTATCAAGGCGCAAAAGCGATGCGTGAGGCGGTGCCCACACATTTGCCCGTCACGGTGAAAATCCGGCTGGGCTGGGATTCGGATGCCCGCCAGTTTGAGATTGCTGATGCGGTGCAGCAGGCGGGCGCAAGCGAACTGGCCGTGCATGGCCGTACGAAGGAAGACGGCTACAAGGCCGAATGCATTAACTGGCAGGCGATAGGGGAAATCCGTCAGCGTCTGCGCATTCCGGTGATCGCCAACGGTGAAATTTGGGACTGGCAGAGCGCACAAGACTGTATGGTGACTACGGGCTGTGATGCGATCATGCTGGGGCGGGGCGCACTGAATGTGCCGAACCTGAGCCGCGTGATTAAGTACAACGAACCGCGTATGCCGTGGCCGGAGGTCATGCTGCTGCTACAAAAATATGTGCGGCTGGAGAAGCAGGGAGATACAGGAATGTATCACGTTGCACGCATCAAACAGTGGCTCGGCTATTTGCGTAAAGAGTACGACGATGCCACCGAGTTATTTAGCGAAATCCGTACCTTGAAGACCTCGGCGGACATCGCCCGTGTGGTTGGTGAGGGCTGA
- a CDS encoding epoxyqueuosine reductase QueH — protein MSNIKTGALQRPQLSLPNNADKLLLHSCCAPCSGEVMEAITASSIDYTIFFYNPNIHPQREYLIRKEENIRFAEQHNVPFIDADYDSDNWFERAKGMEWEPERGIRCTMCFDMRFERTALYAAENGFSVISSSLGISRWKNMQQITECGQNAAQKYPGVTYWDYNWRKGGGSSRMIEISKRERFYQQEYCGCIYSLRDSNKHRKSQGRDIIRIGKLYYGDETE, from the coding sequence ATGTCGAATATCAAAACCGGCGCGCTGCAACGTCCACAGCTTTCTCTGCCGAATAATGCCGACAAGCTGCTGCTGCACTCCTGCTGTGCGCCCTGCTCGGGTGAAGTTATGGAAGCCATCACCGCTTCAAGCATCGACTACACCATTTTCTTTTATAATCCCAATATCCACCCGCAGCGTGAATATCTGATCCGTAAAGAAGAAAACATCCGTTTCGCTGAACAGCATAACGTGCCTTTCATTGATGCGGATTACGACTCGGATAACTGGTTCGAGCGCGCCAAAGGAATGGAATGGGAACCTGAACGTGGCATTCGCTGCACCATGTGTTTTGATATGCGTTTCGAGCGCACAGCGCTGTACGCCGCGGAAAACGGCTTTAGCGTTATTTCCAGCTCACTGGGGATTTCACGCTGGAAAAACATGCAGCAGATTACCGAGTGTGGGCAGAACGCCGCGCAGAAATATCCCGGCGTCACCTACTGGGATTACAACTGGCGCAAAGGCGGTGGCTCGTCGCGTATGATCGAAATCAGCAAACGCGAACGTTTCTATCAACAGGAGTATTGCGGCTGCATTTATTCCCTGCGCGATTCCAATAAGCATCGCAAATCACAGGGGCGCGATATTATCCGCATCGGTAAGCTGTATTACGGTGATGAAACCGAATAA